A genomic stretch from Thermomonospora umbrina includes:
- a CDS encoding RNA-guided endonuclease InsQ/TnpB family protein produces the protein MGFALGAGTVSIWTVNGRLKNVPFACSTSARKTIAECPRGESDLLHRDGAWLLLVTVEAPEEPLNEEPGGFIGVDLGVADIATTSTGYRAAGRGLNRHRQRMRDLRTKLQAKGTKSAKRVLKRQRRREQRRARDVNHRVSKRIVAEAERTGYGIALEDLTGIRDRVRHRRPQRAAFHSWAFHQLGAFIAYKARRAGVPVVLVNPAHTSRTCADCGHRERANRVEQAVFMCRGCGVVAHADHNASRNIARLGIVVWDAGRQSSAPALR, from the coding sequence GTGGGGTTCGCGCTGGGCGCGGGCACCGTCTCGATCTGGACCGTCAACGGCAGGTTGAAGAACGTGCCGTTCGCCTGCTCGACCTCGGCGCGCAAGACGATCGCCGAGTGCCCGCGCGGCGAGTCGGACTTGCTGCACCGGGACGGCGCGTGGCTGCTACTGGTCACGGTCGAGGCGCCCGAGGAGCCGTTGAACGAGGAACCCGGCGGTTTCATCGGGGTGGACCTGGGCGTCGCCGACATCGCCACCACCTCCACCGGCTATCGGGCGGCGGGGCGTGGGTTGAATCGGCACCGCCAGAGGATGCGGGACCTGCGCACCAAGCTCCAGGCCAAGGGCACCAAGTCCGCCAAGCGGGTGTTGAAGCGGCAGCGCCGTAGGGAGCAGCGGCGGGCGCGTGATGTCAATCATCGGGTGTCGAAACGGATCGTGGCCGAGGCCGAACGCACCGGATACGGGATCGCCCTGGAGGACCTCACGGGCATCCGGGACCGGGTACGGCACCGCAGGCCCCAACGGGCCGCGTTCCATTCGTGGGCGTTCCACCAACTCGGGGCCTTCATCGCCTACAAAGCCCGGCGGGCGGGTGTGCCGGTGGTGTTGGTGAACCCGGCCCACACGTCCCGGACGTGCGCCGACTGCGGACACCGTGAGCGGGCCAACCGGGTCGAGCAGGCAGTGTTCATGTGTCGGGGCTGCGGCGTCGTTGCGCACGCGGACCACAACGCTTCTCGCAACATCGCCCGCCTGGGCATCGTTGTGTGGGACGCGGGGCGGCAGTCATCCGCCCCTGCCCTCCGTTAG
- a CDS encoding PLP-dependent aminotransferase family protein, with translation MTDLHVPLDRAAGRLSAQIAAGLRTAIREGRLAAGTRLPSSRDLARDLAVSRGVAVTAYEQLIAEGFLTARNGDGTRVARTVRLDPVPPPAVAPHEQPASAVAAGASPCDLRPGPDLGAFPRDRWAAAVRTALRTIPNDALSYPESGGVPELRVELAGYLGRVRAAHAAPDRIIVMNGVAHVLSSVVQVLVAQGHTTLAVEDPASDRQLPMLAAAGVRIVRVPVDADGLDVAALAASGARAVLVTSAHQYPTGVVLAPGRRAELVAWARAVDGVVIEDDYDAEFRYDRDPVGCLQGFDPDRVVLAGSVSKSLAPALRLGWAVVPDALLGPLREHRVNTDIGGPVIEQYALAHLLASGAYDRHLRAMRRLYRSRRDALVAALAELLPDVRVQGVAAGLHLYVELPTDCDEARVVAEAARSGVVLEGAAPMWSRPAPPALVLGYGRVGETRLRAAVETLSRAIAAGVRG, from the coding sequence GTGACCGATCTCCACGTGCCGCTGGATCGGGCGGCGGGCCGGCTGTCGGCGCAGATCGCCGCGGGGCTGCGCACCGCGATCCGCGAGGGCCGGCTGGCCGCCGGGACCCGGCTGCCCTCCAGCCGCGACCTCGCCCGCGATCTGGCGGTCTCGCGCGGGGTGGCGGTCACCGCGTACGAGCAGCTCATCGCCGAGGGCTTCCTGACCGCCCGGAACGGCGACGGCACGCGGGTCGCCCGCACCGTGCGCCTCGATCCGGTGCCGCCGCCGGCCGTCGCGCCGCACGAGCAGCCGGCGTCGGCGGTGGCCGCCGGGGCGAGCCCGTGCGACCTGCGGCCGGGGCCCGACCTGGGCGCGTTCCCCCGGGACCGCTGGGCGGCGGCGGTCCGCACGGCGCTGCGGACGATCCCCAACGACGCGCTGTCCTATCCCGAGTCGGGGGGCGTCCCGGAGCTGCGCGTCGAGCTGGCCGGCTACCTCGGTCGGGTCCGCGCCGCCCATGCCGCCCCCGACCGGATCATCGTCATGAACGGGGTCGCGCACGTCCTGTCCTCGGTCGTTCAGGTGCTGGTGGCGCAAGGGCACACGACCCTGGCGGTGGAGGACCCGGCCAGCGACCGGCAGCTCCCCATGCTGGCGGCCGCCGGGGTGCGGATCGTGCGGGTGCCGGTCGACGCGGACGGCCTCGACGTCGCGGCGCTGGCGGCCTCCGGGGCCCGCGCCGTGCTGGTCACCTCGGCGCACCAGTACCCGACCGGCGTGGTGTTGGCCCCGGGCCGCCGGGCCGAGCTGGTCGCGTGGGCGCGGGCGGTCGACGGGGTGGTGATCGAGGACGACTACGACGCCGAGTTCCGCTACGACCGGGATCCGGTGGGCTGTCTGCAGGGCTTCGATCCCGATCGGGTGGTGCTGGCCGGATCGGTGAGCAAGTCGCTGGCCCCGGCGCTGCGGCTGGGCTGGGCGGTCGTTCCGGACGCGCTGCTCGGGCCGCTGCGCGAGCACCGGGTCAACACCGACATCGGCGGCCCCGTCATCGAGCAGTACGCGCTGGCGCACCTGCTGGCCTCGGGCGCGTACGACCGGCATCTGCGGGCGATGCGGCGGCTGTACCGGTCGCGGCGCGACGCGCTGGTCGCCGCGCTCGCGGAGCTGCTGCCCGATGTCCGCGTCCAGGGTGTCGCGGCGGGATTGCACCTGTATGTTGAGTTGCCTACGGACTGTGACGAGGCCCGGGTGGTGGCGGAGGCGGCGCGCTCCGGCGTGGTGCTGGAGGGGGCCGCCCCGATGTGGTCCCGGCCCGCGCCGCCCGCCCTCGTCCTCGGTTACGGACGGGTCGGTGAGACTCGGCTGCGGGCGGCGGTGGAGACGCTGAGCCGGGCGATTGCCGCCGGTGTTCGTGGGTAG
- a CDS encoding serine/threonine-protein kinase: MQPPLRPLPSGVLPLMPGDPEEVGRYRLLGRLGTGGMGLVYLGTAGDDDRLVAVKTLHASHSIDPEARRRFRDEAGYAGRIGSCCIARVVEDGSDRTRPFLVTEFIPGPPLSQVVEEEGPLSPEARHAVAIGVADALVAIHGAGVAHRDIKPSNVLLARDGPRVIDFGIAHPLDGSGGETQAGVVMGSPGWIAPERLTGGPSDAACDVFGWGLLVAYASTGRHPFGEGDGRQLAQRILALPPDLAGMGEPLRGLAEAALAKEPALRPDAEDLLSTLLEPRAEPTAALAVAELWTPPEPPTDAGVVPPPPPRRMRRRRSRLMTGWVTAAVSLGAGAFAGVYLGGGTENEAPRRIEVTVTTAVPVPQRPAASGSATPTPGASPLTSPRATGPKATRKPPHKPGGASKEKRRGRERRPPH; the protein is encoded by the coding sequence TTGCAGCCACCGTTGCGCCCGTTGCCGTCCGGCGTCCTGCCCCTGATGCCCGGGGACCCGGAGGAGGTCGGGCGCTACCGGTTGCTGGGGCGGCTGGGGACCGGCGGAATGGGCCTGGTCTATCTCGGCACGGCCGGGGACGACGACCGGTTGGTGGCGGTCAAGACATTGCACGCCTCCCATTCGATCGACCCCGAGGCCCGCCGCCGTTTTCGCGACGAGGCCGGTTACGCGGGGAGGATCGGCTCGTGCTGCATCGCCCGCGTCGTCGAGGACGGCAGCGACCGCACGCGTCCCTTCCTGGTCACCGAGTTCATCCCGGGCCCTCCGCTGTCGCAGGTCGTGGAGGAGGAGGGGCCGCTGTCCCCGGAGGCCCGGCATGCGGTCGCCATCGGGGTCGCCGACGCGCTGGTGGCCATCCACGGGGCCGGGGTGGCGCATCGCGACATCAAGCCGTCGAACGTCCTGCTGGCCCGCGACGGGCCCCGCGTCATCGACTTCGGCATCGCGCACCCCCTGGACGGTTCCGGCGGGGAGACGCAGGCCGGGGTGGTGATGGGCAGCCCCGGCTGGATCGCCCCCGAACGGCTCACCGGAGGCCCCTCGGACGCCGCGTGCGACGTGTTCGGCTGGGGTCTGCTGGTGGCGTACGCGTCGACCGGACGGCACCCGTTCGGGGAGGGCGACGGCCGGCAGCTCGCCCAGCGGATCCTCGCCCTGCCGCCGGACCTGGCCGGGATGGGGGAGCCGCTGCGGGGCCTGGCCGAGGCCGCGCTCGCCAAGGAGCCCGCGCTGCGCCCCGACGCCGAAGACCTCCTCAGCACCCTCCTGGAGCCCCGCGCGGAGCCGACGGCGGCGCTGGCCGTCGCCGAGCTGTGGACGCCGCCCGAGCCGCCCACCGACGCGGGGGTCGTGCCGCCCCCGCCGCCCCGACGGATGCGGCGTCGCCGTTCCCGGCTGATGACGGGCTGGGTCACGGCGGCGGTGTCGCTGGGCGCGGGCGCGTTCGCGGGCGTGTACCTCGGGGGCGGCACGGAGAACGAGGCCCCGCGCCGCATCGAGGTCACGGTGACGACGGCGGTGCCCGTCCCGCAGCGGCCCGCCGCCTCGGGGTCGGCCACGCCGACGCCCGGGGCGTCGCCCCTGACCAGCCCCCGGGCCACCGGGCCCAAGGCCACGCGGAAGCCCCCGCACAAGCCCGGCGGGGCCTCCAAGGAGAAGCGACGCGGCCGCGAGCGCCGGCCGCCCCACTGA
- a CDS encoding fumarate hydratase, with amino-acid sequence MAEFSYTDLMPTGPDETEYRLLTTDGVSTFEAGGRTFLQVEPEVLRLLTETAVHDISHLLRPAHLRQLRRILDDPEASANDRFVALDLLKNANIAAAGVLPMCQDTGTAIIMGKRGQHVLTDGRDEEHLSRGVYDAYTRLNLRYSQLAPLSMWEEKNTGSNLPAQIELYATGGDAYKFLFMAKGGGSANKSFLYQETKAVLNPKRMMTFLEEKIRSLGTAACPPYHLAVVVGGTSAEYALKTAKYASAHYLDGLPTSGTTSGHGFRDLELEQQVFELTQRLGIGAQFGGKYFCHDVRVVRLPRHGASCPVAIAVSCSADRQATAKITAEGVFLERLESDPARYLPETTEDQLEGEVVRIDLNRPMDEIRAELTRYPVKTRLSLTGPLVVARDIAHAKIKELLDAGRPMPQYLRDHAVYYAGPAKTPEGYASGSFGPTTAGRMDSYVEQFQAAGGSFVMLAKGNRSQQVTDACKAHGGFYLGSIGGPAARLAQDCIKKVEVLEYPELGMEAVWRIEVEDFPAFVVVDDKGNDFFADTTGPLLSIGRR; translated from the coding sequence ATGGCTGAGTTCTCCTACACCGACCTGATGCCGACCGGACCGGACGAGACCGAGTACCGGTTGCTGACCACGGACGGCGTCTCCACCTTCGAGGCGGGGGGCCGGACGTTCCTGCAGGTCGAGCCGGAGGTGCTGCGCCTGCTGACGGAGACCGCCGTCCACGACATCTCGCACCTGCTGCGCCCCGCCCACCTGCGACAGCTCCGCCGCATCCTGGACGACCCCGAGGCGTCGGCCAACGACCGGTTCGTGGCCCTGGACCTGCTGAAGAACGCCAACATCGCCGCCGCCGGCGTCCTGCCCATGTGCCAGGACACCGGCACGGCGATCATCATGGGCAAGCGCGGCCAGCACGTGCTCACCGACGGCCGCGACGAGGAGCACCTGTCGCGCGGGGTCTACGACGCGTACACGAGGCTCAACCTGCGCTACTCCCAGCTCGCGCCGCTGAGCATGTGGGAGGAGAAGAACACCGGCAGCAACCTGCCCGCGCAGATCGAGCTGTACGCGACCGGGGGCGACGCCTACAAGTTCCTCTTCATGGCCAAGGGCGGCGGCAGCGCCAACAAGTCGTTCCTCTACCAGGAGACGAAGGCGGTGCTGAACCCGAAGCGGATGATGACCTTCCTCGAGGAGAAGATCCGCTCCCTGGGCACCGCCGCCTGTCCGCCGTACCACCTGGCCGTCGTGGTGGGCGGCACCAGCGCCGAGTACGCGCTCAAGACCGCCAAGTACGCCTCCGCTCACTACCTCGACGGGCTGCCCACCTCGGGCACGACCTCGGGCCATGGGTTCCGCGACCTGGAGCTGGAGCAGCAGGTGTTCGAGCTGACGCAGCGCCTGGGCATCGGCGCGCAGTTCGGCGGCAAGTACTTCTGCCACGACGTGCGCGTGGTGCGGCTCCCCCGGCACGGCGCGTCCTGCCCGGTCGCCATCGCGGTCTCGTGCAGCGCCGACCGGCAGGCCACCGCCAAGATCACCGCCGAGGGCGTGTTCCTGGAGCGGTTGGAGTCCGACCCGGCCCGCTACCTGCCCGAGACCACCGAGGACCAGCTCGAGGGCGAGGTCGTCCGGATCGACCTGAACCGGCCGATGGACGAGATCCGCGCCGAGCTGACCCGGTACCCGGTGAAGACCCGGCTGTCGCTGACCGGTCCGCTGGTGGTGGCCCGCGACATCGCGCACGCCAAGATCAAGGAGCTGCTCGACGCGGGGCGGCCTATGCCGCAGTACCTGCGCGACCACGCCGTCTACTACGCCGGGCCCGCCAAGACCCCGGAGGGCTACGCCAGCGGCTCGTTCGGGCCGACCACCGCAGGGCGGATGGACTCCTACGTCGAGCAGTTCCAGGCCGCCGGCGGGTCGTTCGTGATGCTCGCCAAGGGAAACCGCTCCCAGCAGGTCACCGACGCGTGCAAGGCGCACGGCGGCTTCTACCTGGGCTCCATCGGCGGCCCGGCCGCCCGGCTCGCCCAGGACTGCATCAAGAAGGTCGAGGTCCTGGAGTACCCGGAGCTGGGCATGGAGGCGGTCTGGCGGATCGAGGTCGAGGACTTCCCGGCGTTCGTCGTGGTGGACGACAAGGGCAACGACTTCTTCGCCGACACGACGGGCCCGCTGCTGAGCATCGGGCGCCGCTGA
- a CDS encoding DMT family transporter, protein MISSTNPRGALGAAAAMALVGTLTAVSATLDGYPIFGGQALRYTLAAALLLAVVRRIDRRAGRPGPRPTGREWGLLVALAATGLVTFNVCVVAATEHIGPATVGTVIATVPILLAVAGPLQQRRRPRPAIVASAVVVAVGAGLATGLGGANATGLLLALGALGGEVCFTLLAVPLLPRLGAFRVSAYSAGLAVPMLVVVGLLVDGRGLVRTPTAGEAAALFYLAAIVTTVAFFLWYDALGRLGADRAGLFAGLLPISAVVTSMALGLGRPGAAELAGAVLVAAGVAAGLRPTRAPAPPPPGRVVISDSRP, encoded by the coding sequence ATGATCTCCTCCACCAACCCGCGCGGCGCCCTCGGGGCCGCCGCGGCCATGGCCCTCGTCGGGACGCTGACCGCGGTGTCGGCCACCCTCGACGGCTATCCGATCTTCGGGGGGCAGGCGCTGCGGTACACGCTCGCCGCCGCTCTGCTGCTGGCGGTGGTCCGCCGGATCGACCGTCGGGCGGGCCGACCGGGACCGCGGCCGACCGGGCGGGAGTGGGGCCTGCTGGTCGCGCTGGCGGCCACCGGTCTCGTGACGTTCAACGTCTGCGTGGTGGCGGCCACCGAGCACATCGGCCCGGCCACCGTCGGCACGGTGATCGCCACCGTCCCGATCCTGCTGGCCGTGGCCGGGCCGCTGCAGCAGCGCCGCCGCCCCAGGCCGGCGATCGTGGCGTCGGCCGTGGTGGTGGCCGTCGGGGCGGGGCTGGCGACCGGCCTGGGCGGCGCGAACGCGACCGGGCTGCTGCTGGCGCTGGGCGCGCTGGGCGGAGAGGTGTGCTTCACGCTGCTGGCGGTCCCTCTGCTGCCCCGACTGGGGGCCTTCCGGGTGTCGGCGTACTCCGCCGGGCTCGCCGTACCGATGCTGGTCGTCGTCGGCCTGCTGGTGGACGGCCGGGGCCTCGTGCGGACGCCGACCGCCGGGGAGGCCGCCGCGCTCTTCTACCTGGCCGCGATCGTGACCACCGTGGCGTTCTTCCTCTGGTACGACGCGCTGGGCAGGCTGGGCGCGGACCGGGCGGGGCTCTTCGCGGGCCTCCTGCCGATCAGCGCGGTCGTCACGTCGATGGCGCTGGGTCTGGGACGCCCGGGCGCGGCCGAACTCGCCGGGGCCGTGCTGGTCGCCGCCGGAGTGGCGGCGGGCCTGCGACCGACACGGGCCCCCGCCCCGCCCCCGCCTGGGCGCGTCGTAATATCAGATTCTCGGCCATGA